From one Sulfurimonas sp. HSL-3221 genomic stretch:
- a CDS encoding EF-hand domain-containing protein: MKRMSLAAALLLGGTLFAAQGMMSSFNDFDANGDGMISQTEFENTQQARMTKQAESGKMMRNAANAPTFGDIDANGDGMIDPTEFRNHQMNRMQQRPAGMGQGNVQNNMPGGMQGGMQGRMMSSFNDFDANGDGAITQTEFENAQQARMAKQAESGKMMRNAANAPAFGDVDTNGDGTIDPTEFRNHQMNQMKQRPGGQGMGKGMKCGSGKCSGGGMGGPNR; this comes from the coding sequence ATGAAACGTATGAGTCTCGCGGCGGCACTGCTGCTCGGAGGAACCCTGTTCGCCGCACAGGGAATGATGTCCTCTTTTAACGATTTTGACGCGAACGGCGACGGCATGATCAGCCAGACCGAGTTCGAAAACACCCAGCAGGCGCGGATGACCAAGCAGGCCGAAAGCGGCAAGATGATGCGTAACGCCGCCAATGCACCCACCTTCGGCGACATTGATGCCAACGGGGACGGCATGATCGATCCCACCGAATTCAGAAACCATCAGATGAACCGGATGCAGCAGCGTCCCGCCGGTATGGGCCAGGGCAACGTTCAGAACAACATGCCGGGCGGAATGCAAGGTGGAATGCAGGGCAGAATGATGTCCTCTTTCAACGACTTTGACGCGAACGGCGACGGCGCGATCACCCAGACCGAGTTCGAGAACGCCCAACAGGCGCGGATGGCCAAGCAGGCTGAAAGCGGCAAGATGATGCGTAACGCCGCCAATGCACCCGCCTTCGGCGACGTCGATACCAACGGGGACGGTACGATCGATCCCACCGAATTCAGAAACCACCAGATGAACCAGATGAAGCAGCGCCCCGGCGGCCAGGGAATGGGCAAAGGGATGAAATGCGGCAGCGGTAAATGCAGCGGCGGCGGAATGGGCGGCCCGAACCGCTAA
- a CDS encoding pirin family protein encodes MSRMFVHRASDRGVAEHGWLHSRFSFSFADYYNPTRMGFGALRVINDDVIEAGQGFGTHPHRNMEIVSIVTQGALKHRDSAGNAGVIRAGEIQYMSAGAGIAHSEFASETEKTALFQIWIYPDEEGGKPRYEQRDFNAFYHPNRWTLLVSGDGRENSIRIKQDAAIHVSDIDEGHTLAMPTVAPGHARLLFVIEGEVAVEDLHLGARDELQIMDDNVHDLVAVHDAKVLLFDVPL; translated from the coding sequence ATGTCAAGAATGTTTGTCCACCGCGCCTCTGATAGGGGCGTCGCCGAACACGGATGGCTGCACAGCCGCTTCAGTTTTTCGTTTGCCGACTACTACAACCCCACGCGGATGGGTTTCGGGGCCCTGCGGGTGATCAACGACGACGTCATTGAAGCCGGGCAGGGGTTCGGGACCCACCCCCACCGCAACATGGAGATTGTCTCCATCGTCACGCAGGGTGCCCTGAAACACCGCGACTCCGCGGGGAACGCGGGCGTCATCCGCGCCGGGGAGATCCAGTACATGAGTGCTGGTGCGGGCATCGCCCACTCCGAATTCGCCTCCGAAACGGAGAAGACCGCCCTCTTCCAGATCTGGATATACCCCGACGAGGAGGGCGGCAAACCCCGGTACGAACAGCGCGATTTCAACGCCTTTTATCACCCCAACCGCTGGACCCTGCTCGTCAGCGGGGACGGCCGGGAGAATTCGATCCGTATCAAACAGGACGCCGCCATCCATGTCAGCGACATTGATGAGGGCCACACCCTGGCGATGCCGACAGTCGCGCCGGGCCATGCACGGCTGCTCTTTGTCATCGAAGGGGAGGTCGCGGTCGAGGATCTGCACCTCGGCGCCCGGGACGAACTGCAGATTATGGATGACAATGTCCATGATCTCGTTGCCGTGCACGACGCGAAGGTGCTCCTTTTCGACGTGCCCCTGTGA
- a CDS encoding MarR family winged helix-turn-helix transcriptional regulator, translated as MKRTPQYGTLEDAVLRAHIELSRAFNKLRAKETATIADQGMTMAQFAILEALYHLGTLRIGQITELILSTPGNITVVIKNLESKGWIRVYPSETDRRIRMVEITETGQSLIAAHFPEHVRNLAAWYGAALETEELHTLSRLLRKLEKAQ; from the coding sequence ATGAAACGCACACCACAGTACGGAACGCTCGAAGACGCCGTACTACGGGCGCATATCGAACTGTCGCGCGCCTTCAACAAACTCCGTGCGAAGGAGACGGCGACCATAGCCGACCAGGGGATGACGATGGCGCAGTTCGCCATCCTCGAGGCCCTCTACCACCTCGGGACGCTGCGGATCGGCCAGATCACCGAACTGATCCTCAGTACGCCGGGCAACATCACCGTCGTCATCAAGAACCTTGAAAGCAAGGGGTGGATCCGTGTCTACCCAAGTGAAACGGACCGTCGCATCCGCATGGTGGAGATCACCGAAACGGGACAGAGCCTGATCGCGGCCCACTTCCCGGAGCACGTCCGCAACCTGGCGGCGTGGTACGGTGCCGCGCTGGAAACCGAAGAGCTCCATACCCTGTCGCGCCTGCTGCGCAAACTGGAAAAGGCGCAATAG
- a CDS encoding DUF4405 domain-containing protein, translating into MEDKFSLKKTVSLTLGLSFLVMSYTGIMLFFTPKGKIAFWTDWTLLGLTKTQYTDLHITSMFLFLAAGVWHIYYNWKPLVSYLKTHAHRLNPLKKEFLAALVLNLFFVGATMLHLPPMQSIVNLNTAIKDYWERQVGAPPFGHAEEATVAILAPQNGIDTPTALKRLRDAGFRAKNGQQTLEQIAVENGVSAQKVYNAMVPHAQAQQSVAPLSGMGRRSIGSLADAGHIDLAKALAYLEAEGVDATPQTTMRDAAGQLGTTPYTLFETLRDLP; encoded by the coding sequence ATGGAAGATAAATTCTCGCTCAAGAAAACGGTCTCGCTGACCCTCGGGCTTTCGTTTCTCGTGATGAGCTACACGGGCATCATGCTCTTTTTTACGCCGAAAGGGAAGATCGCGTTCTGGACCGACTGGACGCTGCTGGGGCTCACCAAGACCCAGTACACCGACCTGCACATCACCTCGATGTTCCTCTTTCTCGCGGCCGGCGTCTGGCACATCTACTACAACTGGAAACCGCTGGTCAGTTACCTCAAGACCCATGCGCACCGCCTGAACCCGCTGAAAAAAGAGTTCCTCGCCGCCCTCGTGCTCAACCTCTTTTTCGTCGGTGCCACCATGCTCCACCTGCCGCCGATGCAAAGCATCGTCAATCTCAATACGGCGATCAAGGATTACTGGGAGCGACAGGTAGGCGCCCCGCCGTTCGGTCATGCCGAAGAGGCCACCGTCGCCATCCTCGCGCCCCAGAACGGTATCGATACGCCCACGGCGCTCAAGCGGCTGCGCGACGCCGGTTTCCGTGCGAAAAACGGCCAGCAGACCCTGGAGCAGATCGCAGTCGAAAACGGCGTCTCCGCGCAGAAGGTCTATAACGCCATGGTGCCGCACGCGCAGGCGCAGCAGAGCGTTGCGCCGCTCAGCGGCATGGGACGCAGAAGCATCGGTTCGCTCGCCGACGCGGGGCATATCGACCTGGCAAAGGCGCTCGCCTATCTCGAAGCGGAGGGCGTCGACGCCACGCCGCAGACCACCATGCGCGACGCCGCCGGACAGCTCGGCACCACCCCCTACACCCTTTTCGAAACCCTGAGAGACCTGCCGTAA
- a CDS encoding heme-binding domain-containing protein has translation MKTELLIGALAFVTAIQIIPFGHDHTNPPVVAEPAWDTPQTRTLFMRACADCHSNETVWPWYSHVAPVSWLVAHDVEEGRENFNVSVWGVQKKNKGYDAAEEVEEDDMPPAVYLPTHPEARLTPEEKTALIAGLKATFGTKKPRH, from the coding sequence ATGAAAACGGAACTGCTTATCGGTGCCCTGGCTTTCGTCACGGCCATCCAAATCATCCCCTTTGGCCACGACCACACCAATCCTCCGGTCGTGGCTGAACCGGCGTGGGATACCCCGCAGACCCGCACGCTCTTTATGCGCGCCTGTGCCGACTGCCACTCCAATGAGACCGTCTGGCCCTGGTACAGCCATGTCGCCCCCGTCTCCTGGCTCGTTGCCCACGACGTCGAAGAGGGACGCGAGAACTTCAATGTTTCCGTCTGGGGCGTGCAGAAGAAAAACAAGGGGTACGACGCCGCCGAAGAGGTGGAAGAGGACGACATGCCGCCGGCCGTCTACCTGCCGACCCACCCCGAGGCGCGGCTCACTCCGGAGGAAAAAACAGCGCTGATCGCCGGCCTGAAAGCCACCTTCGGTACCAAAAAGCCGAGACACTGA
- a CDS encoding efflux RND transporter permease subunit → MMDALLRFALSQRIIILLLAAAVAVYGVLSYGKLVIDAFPDVSSTQVKIIIKAPGMTPSEVEQQITIPVELEMQGIPHQTMVRSISKYALADITINFEEGTDLYWARDRVYQRFTAVKKELPENIGGGIAPITTPLGEILMFTIESETLSLMEKRTLLDWTIRPALRSVPGVADVNALGGLVKSFIVKPDFARLSAYGIPVSQLIEVIERNNANYGAGRIEQGDEAMIVRVLGKQTGIESIRELVLAQREGSTVYVGDVADVSVGAVTRYGYVTKDGKGEAVEGLVLGLKGADASRTVAAVKTRLAELEKNLPEGTKLDVFYDRSDLVGKAVNTVQKALMEAVVLIIVILLLMLGDIISALTVALILPMAILSAFILMHLFGISANLMSLGGIAIAIGMIVDSAVVMVENIVAWLGHPKYAHEPRSRLIYLAAKEVSLPIVSGVVIIITIFSPLLMLQGLEGKLFAPVALSIVFTLASSILFALYLIPVIAGMSIKKAHDEPTWLVRKLEEIYIPTLIRAFRFEKPIYLLLVLLVPLSVYMFGSVGKTFMPTMDEGNIVIGVESDPAINIPAGIMLNTQIQQQLMAAVPEIKSIISRSGSDEIGLDPMGLNDTDTFLVLHPKSAWRTPDPDWLRAQMRTVLEGITGIEYGFTQPIEMRTSEMLTGARGDVVVKLFGDDIDTLNTLGTNIADLLKATEGSEDVYMRQNEGVSYQQVVFDKKQLTKYGLNLDEAAQILAIAVMGAEAGKIYEGMKQFSILIRGDYAQNDLPLSSIYLTTPAGERIAFSNIAHIERTEGSVEIKHEGAQRFVSIQTNVSGTDLTTFVASIAAKIEQEVALPAGYRLEYGGEFKNQQRTMARLSVVVPIALAVIFMILFFTFRSLRQAAAVFAMIPLALTGGIAGLMASGHYLSVPASVGFIALLGIAVLNGVVMVSYFNELVKTMPLENAVLEGARRRLRPVLMTALIAAFGLVPMLFATGPGSEIQKPLAVVVITGLISSTLLTLIILPILYRRIEAKKELQYTV, encoded by the coding sequence ATGATGGACGCGTTGCTGCGTTTCGCGCTCTCGCAGCGCATCATCATCCTCCTGCTGGCCGCCGCCGTCGCCGTCTACGGGGTGCTCTCCTACGGGAAGCTCGTCATCGACGCCTTCCCCGACGTCTCCTCGACCCAGGTGAAAATCATCATCAAAGCCCCCGGCATGACCCCGAGCGAAGTGGAGCAGCAGATTACCATTCCCGTCGAGCTGGAGATGCAGGGCATCCCCCACCAGACGATGGTCCGCTCCATCTCCAAGTACGCCCTGGCCGACATCACGATCAACTTTGAAGAGGGCACCGACCTCTACTGGGCCCGCGACCGCGTTTACCAGCGTTTTACGGCCGTCAAGAAGGAGCTTCCCGAGAACATCGGCGGGGGCATCGCCCCCATCACAACACCGCTGGGCGAGATCCTGATGTTCACGATCGAATCGGAGACCCTCAGCCTGATGGAGAAGCGTACCCTGCTTGACTGGACGATCCGTCCGGCCCTGCGCAGCGTCCCCGGCGTCGCCGACGTCAACGCCCTGGGCGGCCTCGTGAAAAGCTTCATCGTCAAACCCGATTTCGCCCGCCTCTCCGCCTACGGCATCCCTGTCTCCCAACTCATCGAAGTGATTGAACGCAACAATGCCAACTACGGCGCCGGGCGGATCGAGCAGGGTGACGAAGCGATGATTGTCCGCGTACTGGGGAAACAGACCGGCATCGAGAGCATCCGCGAGCTCGTCCTCGCCCAGCGCGAGGGCAGCACCGTCTACGTCGGCGATGTCGCCGATGTCAGCGTCGGGGCCGTCACCCGCTACGGCTACGTCACCAAGGACGGCAAAGGCGAAGCGGTCGAAGGGCTCGTGCTCGGCCTCAAAGGCGCCGACGCCTCCCGCACCGTTGCCGCCGTCAAAACGCGCCTGGCCGAACTGGAGAAGAACCTGCCCGAGGGCACGAAGCTGGACGTCTTCTATGACCGCAGCGATCTCGTCGGCAAAGCCGTTAACACCGTCCAGAAGGCGCTGATGGAGGCCGTCGTGCTCATCATCGTCATCCTGCTGCTGATGCTCGGAGACATCATCTCCGCGCTCACCGTCGCGCTCATCCTGCCGATGGCGATTCTGAGCGCCTTTATTTTGATGCACCTCTTCGGCATCAGCGCCAACCTGATGAGCCTCGGCGGGATCGCCATCGCCATCGGGATGATCGTCGACTCCGCCGTCGTTATGGTCGAGAACATCGTCGCCTGGCTGGGGCACCCCAAATACGCCCACGAACCGCGCAGCCGCCTCATCTACCTGGCGGCCAAAGAGGTGAGCCTCCCCATCGTCTCGGGCGTCGTCATCATTATCACGATCTTCTCGCCGCTGCTGATGCTGCAGGGGCTGGAGGGTAAGCTCTTCGCCCCGGTGGCGCTGAGCATCGTCTTTACCCTCGCCTCCTCCATCCTCTTCGCCCTCTACCTCATCCCCGTCATTGCCGGGATGAGCATCAAAAAGGCCCACGACGAACCGACCTGGCTCGTGCGCAAGCTCGAGGAGATCTACATCCCGACGCTCATCCGCGCCTTCCGGTTCGAAAAACCGATCTACCTCCTGCTCGTGCTGCTCGTACCGCTCTCCGTCTACATGTTCGGCAGCGTCGGCAAGACCTTTATGCCGACGATGGACGAAGGGAACATCGTCATCGGCGTCGAGTCCGACCCCGCCATCAACATCCCGGCGGGGATCATGCTCAACACCCAGATCCAGCAGCAGCTCATGGCCGCGGTGCCCGAGATCAAATCCATCATCTCCCGCAGCGGCTCGGACGAGATCGGACTCGACCCCATGGGGCTCAACGACACCGACACCTTCCTGGTGCTGCATCCCAAGTCCGCGTGGCGCACGCCCGACCCCGACTGGCTCCGCGCGCAGATGCGCACGGTGCTTGAAGGGATCACAGGCATCGAGTACGGCTTCACCCAGCCCATCGAGATGCGCACCTCCGAGATGCTCACGGGCGCGCGCGGCGACGTCGTCGTCAAGCTCTTCGGCGACGATATCGACACCCTCAACACCCTGGGGACAAACATCGCCGACCTCCTCAAAGCAACCGAGGGGAGCGAAGACGTCTACATGCGCCAGAACGAGGGGGTCAGCTACCAACAGGTCGTTTTCGACAAGAAACAGCTCACCAAGTACGGTCTCAACCTCGACGAAGCGGCGCAGATCCTCGCCATCGCCGTGATGGGCGCCGAGGCGGGCAAGATCTACGAGGGGATGAAGCAGTTCTCCATCCTGATCCGCGGCGATTACGCGCAAAACGACCTGCCGCTCTCGTCGATCTACCTCACGACCCCGGCGGGCGAACGCATCGCCTTCTCCAACATCGCGCACATCGAGCGCACGGAGGGGAGCGTCGAGATCAAGCATGAGGGGGCTCAGCGCTTCGTCTCCATCCAGACCAACGTCAGCGGCACCGACCTTACAACCTTCGTGGCGTCGATCGCCGCGAAAATCGAGCAGGAAGTGGCCCTCCCGGCAGGGTACCGCCTCGAATACGGCGGGGAGTTCAAGAACCAGCAGCGCACCATGGCGCGCCTCTCCGTCGTCGTGCCCATTGCCCTGGCGGTGATCTTTATGATCCTCTTCTTCACCTTCCGATCCCTGCGGCAGGCCGCGGCCGTCTTCGCGATGATCCCCCTGGCGCTGACGGGCGGGATTGCGGGGCTGATGGCGAGCGGCCACTACCTCTCCGTCCCCGCCTCGGTCGGCTTCATCGCCCTGCTAGGGATCGCCGTGCTCAACGGGGTCGTTATGGTCAGCTACTTCAACGAGCTGGTCAAAACGATGCCGCTTGAAAACGCGGTGCTCGAGGGGGCCAGACGGCGCCTGCGCCCGGTCCTGATGACGGCACTTATCGCCGCCTTCGGCCTGGTGCCGATGCTCTTTGCGACCGGCCCCGGTTCGGAGATCCAGAAGCCCCTCGCCGTCGTCGTGATCACCGGGCTGATCAGCTCGACCCTGCTCACTTTGATCATCCTGCCGATCCTCTACCGGCGGATCGAAGCGAAGAAAGAGTTACAATATACTGTGTGA
- a CDS encoding efflux RND transporter periplasmic adaptor subunit translates to MKYIMPILFTLLLPLAAADRIDPGTLQVALSAPKAQEQLPLGNYLGTYTYPPASRFTVSANTDGFVTRVAVKPFAHVKKGQTLFTLKSPKLLDMQSEYIATLLELEYYDKEVKRLEPLASKGVVASKQLTESRNRRQKLDASAAFQRDVLLAYGLTPPQLKRIAAQHKPDPVLTISAPATGSIASMNAQKGGYVAEGAVLAQLVDTTECHFEIDMPWETADTLALGEKLSADGKHFTVFAKAPQIDPVSQTRAIDLHEGDECGERGGASMNIALSRTAKAWKVPAASVTELDGRSVVFAKRSDGFEPLAVTVLSRREGFCYVTGALSAEDRVAASSVLALRSAAAGGE, encoded by the coding sequence ATGAAATACATTATGCCCATACTCTTCACCCTCTTGCTGCCGCTCGCCGCGGCTGACCGTATCGACCCCGGCACCCTGCAGGTGGCCCTGAGCGCTCCCAAAGCCCAGGAGCAGCTCCCCCTCGGCAACTACCTCGGCACCTACACCTATCCGCCCGCATCCCGCTTTACCGTCAGCGCCAACACCGATGGGTTCGTGACCCGCGTCGCCGTCAAGCCCTTTGCCCATGTGAAAAAAGGGCAGACGCTCTTTACCCTCAAAAGCCCGAAACTCCTTGATATGCAGTCCGAGTACATCGCGACCCTGCTGGAGCTGGAGTACTATGACAAAGAGGTCAAACGCCTCGAGCCGCTGGCGAGCAAAGGGGTCGTCGCCTCCAAACAGCTGACCGAGAGCCGCAACCGCCGCCAGAAGCTCGACGCCTCCGCCGCCTTCCAGCGTGACGTCCTGCTCGCCTACGGCCTGACACCCCCGCAGCTCAAGCGGATCGCCGCGCAGCACAAGCCCGACCCGGTCCTGACCATTTCCGCCCCGGCAACGGGAAGCATCGCTTCGATGAACGCGCAAAAGGGCGGCTACGTCGCCGAAGGCGCCGTCCTCGCGCAGCTCGTTGACACGACCGAGTGCCATTTTGAGATCGACATGCCGTGGGAGACCGCCGATACCCTTGCCCTTGGGGAGAAGCTGAGCGCCGACGGCAAGCACTTCACGGTCTTCGCCAAGGCACCGCAGATCGACCCCGTCTCGCAGACCCGCGCCATCGACCTTCACGAGGGCGACGAATGCGGCGAACGGGGCGGTGCCAGCATGAACATCGCGCTCTCTCGCACCGCGAAGGCGTGGAAAGTACCCGCCGCTTCCGTCACCGAGCTCGACGGACGCAGCGTCGTCTTCGCCAAGCGCAGCGACGGCTTCGAACCGCTTGCCGTCACCGTGCTTTCGCGCCGCGAGGGGTTCTGCTACGTGACCGGCGCTTTGAGCGCGGAGGACCGCGTTGCCGCCTCCTCCGTGCTGGCCCTGCGCAGCGCCGCCGCCGGGGGTGAATGA
- a CDS encoding TolC family protein, producing MTPLRLLALCAAVSLSAAPVSLQEFLDAAAHSDAAQARQFAAQANSLQRRSELLTDGPALNAQAGYADAKSMSKNAMEYHVSVEKPFRTADTGRLERLFGTGSEMTAALETARLQNRVYAYYIDACTLQEELWLLEDAKTRGVQMETLIRTGMEGGEFDRSAWLRSRLNVETLTLQIDDLNSRYNETFRLLRATAQTEADSLLCHDLPGTIALPQQTLLADAPLLRQLENRHGSAKALASYRNSWLQEVTLAAGYDNEMDVQRANLYLSIPLSGGSRRANDREAAHRDALAAGAELRAMHAELAARVAAFTSAQQTRQQNLKRLNDEMIPEAYETTVLLEERFMGSEASYLEYIDSQKMLFALLMEGVQLRANALKAEAGLFADLGITPDTKDKK from the coding sequence ATGACACCCCTACGACTTCTGGCCCTCTGTGCCGCCGTGTCGCTCTCGGCGGCCCCGGTCTCACTGCAGGAGTTCCTCGATGCCGCCGCGCATTCCGACGCGGCGCAGGCGAGGCAGTTCGCCGCGCAGGCGAACAGCCTGCAGCGGCGCAGCGAACTGCTGACCGACGGTCCCGCCCTCAACGCTCAGGCGGGCTACGCCGACGCCAAGTCCATGTCCAAGAATGCCATGGAGTACCACGTCAGCGTTGAAAAACCCTTCCGCACCGCCGATACCGGCAGACTGGAACGGCTCTTTGGCACCGGCAGCGAAATGACCGCCGCGCTCGAAACGGCACGCCTGCAGAACCGCGTCTATGCCTACTATATCGACGCCTGTACCCTCCAGGAGGAGCTCTGGCTCCTCGAAGACGCCAAAACCCGCGGCGTCCAGATGGAGACGCTGATCCGCACCGGGATGGAGGGGGGCGAGTTCGACCGCAGCGCCTGGCTGCGCAGCCGGCTGAACGTCGAGACCCTGACCCTGCAGATCGACGACCTCAACAGCCGCTACAATGAAACGTTCCGCCTCCTGCGCGCCACGGCGCAGACGGAAGCCGACAGCCTGCTCTGCCACGACCTCCCCGGCACCATCGCCCTACCGCAGCAGACCCTGCTCGCCGACGCCCCGCTGCTGCGGCAGCTTGAAAACCGCCACGGCAGCGCAAAAGCCCTTGCCTCCTACCGCAACAGCTGGCTGCAGGAGGTGACGCTTGCCGCGGGCTATGACAACGAGATGGACGTTCAGCGCGCCAACCTCTATCTCTCCATCCCGCTGAGCGGCGGAAGCCGCCGCGCCAACGACCGCGAGGCCGCCCACCGCGACGCCCTCGCCGCCGGCGCCGAACTGCGCGCCATGCATGCCGAACTCGCCGCACGGGTGGCCGCATTCACCTCGGCCCAACAGACCCGGCAGCAGAACCTGAAACGGCTGAACGACGAGATGATCCCCGAAGCGTACGAGACGACCGTTTTGCTCGAGGAGCGCTTCATGGGCTCCGAGGCGAGCTACCTCGAGTACATCGACAGCCAGAAGATGCTCTTCGCCCTGCTCATGGAGGGGGTCCAGCTCCGCGCGAATGCGCTGAAGGCCGAAGCAGGCCTCTTTGCCGATCTCGGCATCACCCCCGATACCAAGGATAAAAAATGA
- a CDS encoding DUF2202 domain-containing protein: MKPLVYAFCAGAAALWLGGCGSAGGGSATEVTAERGPMLYALVTDASGQQAAMLSGGRYRFANDPVYPVTTLGGVIDINRNGIIDAGDLPAPELKLQTPQGLALTLVSSLAHKAQIATMLQNDFNLSETRLYNATPSGDSTIAAISDELYKYCVEHNVSDPSTLTLKVMQSLQTQIAARIGEYSSGEFNATKRERYLIRNELGLQTMTQAEADAMNRQLGEGDGTPLLSELNSTLRGTLAFMWNEEKMAKELYLALHTQWPHKEFYNIAMMSESQHQAAIASLLQVYDINITDIDGEEAHYSAEELQAYDAGTFPDAAVQSLYDERYAKGVQSDRDALEAGCMVEVTDVNDLNVNIALAEAAKADDLAATFTTLRKGSYNHYWAFDGALKVLGVPEGCCVLGETFCKTPETYPDTRGGGGA, translated from the coding sequence ATGAAACCCCTCGTTTATGCTTTTTGCGCCGGAGCCGCGGCCCTCTGGCTCGGCGGCTGCGGCAGCGCCGGCGGCGGCAGCGCGACCGAGGTCACCGCCGAACGCGGCCCGATGCTCTACGCGCTTGTCACCGATGCCTCGGGACAACAGGCGGCGATGCTCTCGGGTGGCCGCTATCGCTTCGCCAATGATCCGGTCTACCCCGTCACCACTCTGGGAGGTGTCATCGACATCAACCGTAACGGCATTATCGATGCCGGCGACCTCCCCGCACCGGAACTGAAACTGCAGACGCCGCAGGGACTCGCCCTCACCCTCGTCTCCTCCCTGGCGCACAAGGCCCAGATCGCGACGATGCTGCAAAACGATTTCAACCTGAGCGAAACGCGCCTCTACAATGCGACGCCCTCCGGCGACAGCACTATTGCCGCCATCAGCGACGAGCTCTACAAATACTGCGTCGAGCACAACGTCAGCGACCCCTCCACTCTGACGCTGAAAGTCATGCAGAGCCTGCAGACGCAGATTGCCGCGCGGATCGGAGAGTACAGCTCCGGAGAGTTCAACGCCACGAAGCGCGAACGCTACCTCATCAGAAACGAGCTCGGGCTGCAGACGATGACCCAGGCCGAAGCCGACGCGATGAACCGCCAGCTCGGCGAAGGTGATGGCACACCGCTGCTCTCCGAGCTCAACAGTACCCTCAGAGGGACGCTGGCGTTTATGTGGAATGAGGAGAAGATGGCCAAAGAGCTCTACCTCGCCTTGCACACGCAATGGCCTCACAAGGAGTTCTACAATATTGCGATGATGTCCGAAAGCCAACACCAGGCCGCCATCGCAAGCCTGCTGCAGGTCTACGACATCAATATCACCGATATCGACGGCGAGGAGGCGCACTACAGCGCGGAAGAGCTGCAGGCCTACGATGCAGGCACCTTCCCCGACGCCGCCGTCCAATCCCTCTATGACGAACGCTATGCGAAGGGGGTGCAAAGCGACCGGGACGCCCTGGAGGCAGGCTGTATGGTCGAAGTCACCGACGTCAATGACCTTAATGTCAATATCGCCCTGGCAGAAGCGGCGAAGGCCGATGACCTTGCCGCGACCTTTACCACCCTGCGCAAGGGCAGCTACAACCACTACTGGGCCTTTGACGGCGCCCTCAAAGTGCTCGGCGTACCGGAGGGGTGCTGCGTGCTCGGTGAGACCTTCTGCAAAACGCCCGAAACGTATCCTGATACCCGCGGTGGAGGCGGGGCCTAA
- a CDS encoding class I SAM-dependent methyltransferase, producing the protein MFLEPIDFATMYKAHKLATDFKGKSADEWNAKAADMAPRMVNSPYVDTFLSKMELDADDVVLDIGCGPGTLALALAKKVKKVIAIDYAEQMLEQLRLYAEREGITNIETHRLSWEDDWSALPQADIAVASRSLEVGDIETALAKMTRHAAKACYLTYKAGGSYVDLEILEFIGRQITPKPDFWYIPLILYQKGLLPRIDYIETEQGSINSGSADAFVTSLRWSLGSLTGDEEEKAYHYYDKVVAKTNRHPRPFNWAFVAWETAH; encoded by the coding sequence ATGTTTCTCGAACCCATTGATTTTGCCACCATGTACAAGGCCCACAAGCTCGCCACCGACTTCAAAGGCAAAAGCGCGGACGAATGGAACGCCAAGGCCGCGGACATGGCGCCGCGCATGGTCAACAGCCCCTACGTCGACACCTTCCTCTCGAAGATGGAGCTGGATGCGGACGACGTCGTACTCGATATCGGCTGCGGGCCCGGCACCCTGGCCCTCGCCCTGGCCAAAAAGGTCAAGAAGGTCATCGCGATCGATTACGCCGAACAGATGCTCGAACAACTACGCCTCTACGCCGAACGCGAAGGGATCACCAATATCGAAACGCACCGGCTGAGCTGGGAAGATGACTGGAGCGCGCTGCCGCAGGCCGACATTGCCGTCGCGTCGCGCAGCCTGGAAGTCGGCGATATCGAAACGGCCCTCGCGAAGATGACGCGCCACGCCGCGAAGGCCTGCTACCTCACCTACAAGGCCGGCGGCAGCTACGTCGATCTGGAGATCCTCGAGTTCATCGGCAGGCAGATCACCCCGAAGCCCGACTTCTGGTACATCCCGCTGATCCTCTACCAAAAAGGGCTGCTGCCGCGCATCGACTACATCGAGACCGAACAGGGCAGCATCAACAGCGGCAGCGCCGACGCCTTCGTCACCTCCCTGCGCTGGAGCCTCGGCAGCCTCACCGGCGACGAGGAGGAGAAGGCGTACCACTACTACGACAAGGTCGTCGCCAAAACCAACCGCCACCCCCGCCCTTTCAACTGGGCCTTCGTCGCCTGGGAGACGGCGCACTGA